The following coding sequences lie in one Aythya fuligula isolate bAytFul2 chromosome 17, bAytFul2.pri, whole genome shotgun sequence genomic window:
- the KLHL22 gene encoding kelch-like protein 22, with protein MAEDQELTQPHKAQLESSLQQRTSNTYRSAEHSQALLSGLVSLRDSSILFDVVLVVEEKPIEAHRILLAASCDYFRGMFAGGLREMEQEEVHIHGISYNAMCKILNFIYTSELELSVNTVQETLAAACQLQIPEVIKFCCDFLMSWVDEENILDVYRLADHYDLRHLSDQLDSYILKNFAAFSRTQVYRQLPLQKVYSLLSSNRLEVNYEFEVYDGALFYHYSPEQLETDQVSLMEPLKLLETVRFPLMEPQILQRLHDKLSPCPLKDTVADALMYHKNECLQPMLQSSQTQLRSEFQCVVGFGGMHSTPSIVLSDQAKYLNPLLGEWRHFTAALAPRMSNQGIAVLNNFVYLIGGDNNVSGFRAESRCWRYDPRHNKWFQIQSLQQEHADLSVCVVDNYIYAVAGRDYHEDLREVERYDPKSNTWEYVTPLKKEVYAHAGAALDGKMYITCGRRGEDYLKELQCYDPKTDRWEVLADGPERRAWHGMAALLGKLYVIGGSNNDSGYRRDVHQVACYRPSTDQWTNVCPLPAGHGEPGIAVLDNRIYVLGGRSHNRGIRMDYVHIYDAERDCWEDGPQLEDDISGMAACVLTLPRAILMETEKWFSEWHADRMKYHLDLPSEVMSVSDWEEFDNSSED; from the exons ATGGCGGAGGATCAGGAGCTGACTCAGCCACACAAAGCTCAACTTGAGTCCTCCCTTCAGCAGCGCACCAGCAACACATACCGCAGTGCAGAGCACTCTCAGGCCTTGCTCAGTGGCTTGGTATCTCTTCGAGACAGCAGCATCCTCTTCGATGTAGTTCTGGTGGTAGAAGAGAAACCTATTGAGGCTCATCGGATACTGCTAGCTGCATCCTGTGACTATTTCAG AGGAATGTTTGCAGGAGGACTGAGAGAGATGGAACAAGAAGAAGTCCATATTCATGGCATCTCCTACAATGCAATGTGTAAAATCTTGAACTTCATTTATACTTCTGAGCTGGAACTCAGCGTGAACACTGTACAGGAAACCTTAGCTGCAGCCTGTCAGCTTCAG ATTCCAGAAGTCATTAAGTTCTGTTGTGATTTTCTAATGTCATGGGTGGATGAAGAGAACATCCTCGATGTGTACAGACTAGCTGACCACTATGACTTGAGACATTTGAGCGATCAGCTCGACTCCTACATTTTGAAGAACTTTGCAGCTTTCTCAAGGACACAAGTGTACCGACAGCTACCCTTGCAGAAGGTCTACTCCCTTCTCAGTAGCAACCGTTTGGAGGTTAACTATGAGTTTGAAGTTTATGATGGGGCACTTTTTTACCATTATTCCCCAGAGCAACTGGAGACAGATCAGGTCTCCCTGATGGAGCCCCTTAAGCTACTTGAGACAGTTCGTTTTCCTCTGATGGAACCCCAGATCCTGCAAAGGCTACATGACAAATTAAGTCCATGTCCTTTAAAAGATACAGTCGCAGATGCACTAATGTACCACAAGAATGAATGTCTTCAGCCAATGCTTCAGAGCTCCCAGACACAGCTGAGATCAGAGTTCCAGTGTGTAGTGGGATTTGGAGGGATGCATTCTACTCCATCCATTGTTCTCAGTGATCAAGCCAAGTATTTGAACCCCTTGCTGGGAGAGTGGAGGCATTTTACAGCTGCACTAGCTCCCAGAATGTCCAACCAGGGGATTGCTGTTCTCaataattttgtgtatttaattgGCGGAGACAACAATGTAAGTGGTTTTCGAGCAGAGTCAAGGTGTTGGAG GTATGACCCACGACACAACAAATGGTTCCAGATCCAGTCCCTACAGCAAGAGCATGCTGACCTCAGCGTTTGTGTTGTGGACAATTATATATATGCTGTCGCAGGCCGAGATTACCATGAAGACCTGAGGGAAGTGGAGAGGTATGACCCTAAAAGCAACACTTGGGAATATGTGACACCTCTGAAGAAGGAG GTATATGCACATGCTGGAGCAGCACTGGATGGGAAAATGTATATTACctgtgggaggagaggagaggactATTTGAAGGAGCTGCAATGTTATGATCCAAAGACTGACCGCTGGGAAGTTTTAGCAGATGGTCCAGAGAGACGTGCTTGGCATGGCATGGCTGCACTGCTAGGAAAGCTCTATGTCATTGGAGGAAGCAACAATGACTCTGGCTACAGAAGGGATGTTCACCAG gtTGCCTGCTATAGGCCAAGCACTGATCAGTGGACAAATGTATGTCCACTTCCTGCGGGGCATGGAGAGCCAGGTATTGCTGTCTTAGACAACAGGATCTACGTCCTGGGAGGCAGATCCCACAACAGAGGAATCCGCATGGACTATGTCCACATTTACGATGCAGAGAGAGACTGTTGGGAGGATGGACCGCAGTTGGAGGATGATATTTCTGGGATGGCTGCCTGTGTCCTCACTTTGCCCAGGGctattttaatggaaacagaGAAGTGGTTCTCAGAATGGCATGCAGACCGCATGAAGTATCACCTTGACCTTCCATCAGAAGTCATGAGCGTATCAGACTGGGAGGAATTTGACAATTCAAGTGAAGATTAG
- the CRKL gene encoding crk-like protein has product MSSAARFDSSDRSSWYVGPVSRAEAQTRLQGQRHGMFLVRDSSTCPGDYVLSVSENSRVSHYIINSLPNRRFKIGDQEFDHLPALLEFYKIHYLDTTTLIEPAPRYPSPPTGSGSAPMSTAEENLEYVRTLYDFPGNDAEDLPFKKGEILAIVEKPEEQWWSARNKDGRIGMIPVPYVEKLVRSHGKHGNRNSNSYGIPEPAHAYAQPQTTSPLPSVSSTPGAVINPLPSTQNGPVYAKAIQKRVPCAYDKTALALEVGDIVKVTRMNINGQWEGEVNGRKGLFPFTHVKIFDPQNPDENE; this is encoded by the exons ATGTCCTCCGCCGCCCGTTTCGATTCGTCGGACCGCTCCAGCTGGTACGTGGGCCCGGTGTCCCGGGCGGAGGCGCAGACGCGGTTGCAGGGGCAGCGGCACGGCATGTTCCTGGTGCGGGACTCGTCCACCTGCCCCGGGGACTACGTGCTCTCGGTGTCCGAGAACTCGCGGGTTTCCCACTACATCATTAACTCCCTGCCCAACCGCCGCTTTAAGATCGGCGACCAGGAGTTCGACCACCTGCCCGCCCTGCTGGAGTTCTACAAGATCCACTACCTGGACACCACCACCCTCATCGAGCCTGCGCCCAG GTATCCAAGTCCACCAACAGGATCTGGATCTGCCCCTATGtccactgcagaagaaaatttggAATATGTTCGGACTCTGTATGACTTTCCTGGCAATGATGCTGAGgatcttccatttaaaaaggGTGAAATACTGGCAATCGTAGAGAAGCCAGAAGAACAGTGGTGGAGTGCCAGAAACAAGGATGGTCGGATTGGGATGATTCCTGTTCCTTATGTAGAAAAGCTAGTCAGATCTCATGGGAAGCATGGAAACAGGAATTCCAACAGCTACGGTATTCCAGAACCTGCCCATGCTTATGCTCAGCCTCAGACCACAAGTCCCCTTCCCTCGGTATCCAGTACACCGGGAGCAGTGATCAATCCTCTGCCGTCAACACAGAATGGACCAGTCTATGCCAAAGCTATCCAGAAGAGAGTACCCTGTGCTTATGACAAGACTGCACTGGCACTAGAG gTCGGAGATATTGTGAAGGTTACAAGGATGAATATAAACGGTCAGTGGGAAGGAGAAGTCAACGGTCGGAAAGGGCTTTTCCCCTTCACACATGTCAAAATATTTGACCCTCAAAACCCAGATGAGAATGAATGA